A stretch of Scheffersomyces stipitis CBS 6054 chromosome 2, complete sequence DNA encodes these proteins:
- a CDS encoding predicted protein, translating to MLPLEENILYYSVLVLIVSPATLFCIEKSKIKSLFKRRIELKEKDSYEQPYNVYVAISYVFLVCLNLTLWFHLLMSWSEYLSLPGAFNYYTSLKFENYSLKISPEPSDMSSEHFSDYKMISYSLLEKVDDKVPFSSDAETCDISSVKVAKPNIITKPDELKKIRNMLKKMAETNSYAPAKSCFQDSPKESEAEIMKKWFKFHGSSVWLDHYGVHYMVSRVVYSEDKTISTAFISLLYAQVFDKNWNELESFTFPNSDFVYPNILPIDVATDEGIDFYQGVEDPKITIRTFFNKSTRKHDQEPVVVCNGIAFDNKFKRAIHLYFPFSDNKTSMALSIEGNRDRSSEKNWVPFYDGNDKYINFIYTLAPLRIVECEISSAICKEISGGKYDMKEDFTNGEIRGATNLVRIPPVLIPEKISKLRKYWVGIGRSRSSCKNVQEISRPHLFLLSRASNGKGDFTVDYISTIIDWNIKPKLWDRGSHFVGCRKGEEKCSHLSSLFDPTAIDSFDFDKDLLTMTYTLSSESTGMIFVKGILAHIQKILGGDPRTISNHYRRNSTFLRNESQLLTQFAIARKNEYCNGVKSSSEQVVSLFTPKITSKTKY from the coding sequence ATGCTTCCACTCGAAGAGAATATCCTTTATTACTCGGTTCTCGTTTTGATTGTCTCTCCAGCAACACTCTTTTgcattgaaaaatcaaagatCAAGTCCTTATTtaagagaagaatagaaCTAAAGGAGAAAGACTCGTACGAACAACCATATAATGTATATGTTGCTATTTCGTATGTTTTCTTGGTGTGTCTCAACTTGACTCTTTGGTTCCATTTGCTTATGAGCTGGAGCGAAtatctttctcttccaGGTGCATTTAACTATTACACCCTGTtaaaatttgaaaactaTAGTCTTAAAATTTCTCCAGAACCTTCAGATATGAGCAGCGAGCACTTTTCCGATTACAAGATGATTTCATATTCgcttcttgaaaaagttgatgATAAAGTTCCATTTTCATCCGACGCTGAAACTTGTGATATTTCTTCCGTCAAAGTTGCTAAACCAAACATCATCACCAAACCCGATGAGTTAAAGAAAATCAGAAACATGCTTAAGAAAATGGCGGAAACAAACTCATACGCTCCGGCAAAGAGTTGTTTCCAAGATCTGCCAAAAGAGTCAGAAGCTGAAATcatgaagaaatggttcAAGTTCCATGGATCATCAGTGTGGCTAGATCATTATGGAGTGCATTACATGGTCAGCAGAGTTGTATATTCCGAAGATAAAACGATAAGTACCGCCTTCATTCTGCTTTTGTATGCTCAGGTGTTTGACAAGAATTGGAATGAGTTGGAAAGTTTCACTTTCCCAAATTCGGATTTTGTTTATCCAAATATCTTGCCTATTGATGTAGCAACCGAtgaaggaattgacttTTACCAAGGCGTGGAAGATCCCAAAATCACCATTAgaactttcttcaataagaGTACTCGAAAGCACGATCAGGAACCGGTCGTAGTCTGTAATGGAATCGCCTTTGACAATAAATTCAAAAGGGCTATTCATCTCTATTTTCCTTTCTCTGATAATAAAACTAGCATGGCTTTACTGATTGAAGGAAACAGAGACAGAAGCtcagaaaagaattggGTACCTTTTTACGATGGTAATGACAAGTacatcaatttcatttaCACTCTTGCTCCACTTCGTATTGTCGAGTGTGAAATCTCATCGGCTATCTGTAAAGAGATTTCTGGTGGAAAGTATGACATGAAGGAGGATTTCACTAATGGTGAGATACGTGGTGCTACTAACTTGGTTCGGATTCCGCCTGTTTTGATTCCTGAAAAGATCTCCAAATTAAGGAAGTACTGGGTGGGTATAGGAAGATCACGTTCAAGTTGTAAGaatgttcaagaaatcagTCGGCCACATTTGTTTTTGCTTTCAAGAGCTTCTAATGGCAAAGGGGATTTCACCGTTGATTAtatttcaacaataatTGATTGGAATATTAAACCTAAGCTATGGGATCGGGGATCTCATTTCGTAGGCTGTCGTAAAGGAGAAGAGAAGTGCTCTCATTTAAGCAGCTTGTTCGATCCCACTGCAATTGACTCGTTTGATTTTGACAAGGACTTGTTGACAATGACCTACACTTTGTCTTCAGAGTCCACTGGCATGATATTTGTTAAGGGAATTCTCGCCCATATCCAGAAGATTCTCGGAGGTGATCCCAGAACGATTTCCAACCattacagaagaaattctacatttttgAGAAATGAGCTGCAACTCTTGAcacaatttgcaattgctcGCAAGAACGAGTATTGCAATGGAGTCAAATCCTCGTCTGAACAAGTCGTTTCGTTATTTACACCCAAGATTACCTCTAAGACAAAATATTAG
- a CDS encoding predicted protein, protein MGSCFSKGYEKVDTNRVASKRVDGSSRLATTEQRLGTKGDAEKVEPKAGTKKSQTHSSKPGSKGEILGAGNDPEKSNLSSKEAARLAAEKRFQTQQEKLSESKEKMKNMKTMSKAEKGLS, encoded by the coding sequence ATGGGAAGCTGCTTTTCAAAAGGATACGAAAAAGTCGATACCAATCGCGTAGCGAGTAAAAGAGTCGATGGAAGTTCTAGATTAGCTACAACAGAGCAGCGATTGGGAACCAAAGGCGACGCTGAAAAAGTCGAGCCTAAAGCAGGGACAAAGAAGAGCCAGACACATTCCAGTAAGCCAGGCTCTAAGGGAGAGATTTTGGGTGCTGGAAATGATCCTGAAAAGAGTAATTTGTCTTCCAAGGAGGCCGCTAGGTTAGCAGCTGAAAAGAGGTTCCAAACGCAGCAAGAAAAGCTCAGTGAAAGtaaagagaagatgaagaacatgAAAACAATGTCCAAAGCAGAAAAGGGACTCTCGTGA
- a CDS encoding predicted protein produces the protein SANSFIGKEWDKIASKMAVPLLELVLTYLPHLQYTEEARQDTWEIVAIKLSSFQFAQTKDERVQQILDIPILNGIFVEERYNKFMDSFIRQFFAFPGMDEEMAKKRMSSKEDFILFELYKMRGLGAETLAKLSKERFEEQQRALINSEMFTKRSYNITDGVYSEAIENTNSSEEVEDSSTEKGEPVTSTSVALAETRSQLLTKQLEILNRELEKSNKKIDLLEKENKTLLDLNHELVEEIQ, from the coding sequence TCCGCTAATTCTTTCATAGGGAAGGAATGGGATAAGATCGCTAGTAAGATGGCGGTGCCGCTCTTAGAGCTTGTACTCACCTATCTCCCACATCTTCAGTACACAGAGGAAGCCCGTCAGGATACCTGGGAGATAGTTGCTATCAAATTGAGCAGTTTTCAGTTTGCACAGACAAAGGACGAGCGAGTGCAGCAGATATTGGATATACCGATTCTCAACGGTATTTTCGTAGAAGAAAGGTACAATAAGTTTATGGACAGCTTTATAAGACAATTCTTCGCCTTTCCAGGTATGGACGAGGAAATGGCCAAGAAGAGGATGTCCAGCAAGGAGGattttattctttttgagttgtacaagatgAGGGGGTTGGGAGCAGAAACTCTAGCAAAGCTCAGCAAAGAACGATTTGAAGAGCAACAAAGGGCTTTGATTAATAGTGAAATGTTTACTAAGAGAAGCTACAATATCACAGATGGTGTCTACAGCGAGGCAATTGAGAATACCAATAGCAGCGAAGAGGTAGAggattcttcaacagagAAAGGAGAGCCAGTGACCAGCACGAGTGTTGCTTTGGCCGAGACAAGGTCTCAACTATTAACGAAGCAATTAGAAATATTGAAcagagaacttgaaaaactgAATAAGAAGATAGATTTGCtagagaaggagaacaagacgttgttggacttgaatCATGAACTTGTGGAGGAAATTCAG
- a CDS encoding predicted protein: MFRLVSSNAQGSFRSSLLTKVRIPISVPASSPLNTSTSNNTTTNNNNFGVNNSTNNTQFTRHQSSAAVDLSARKVYQDEFLRSHSSFTAPDHETKVKLNHFKELLVTGNQKLRALNRQEARAFYSVLQSLSHMLEDAKLRRSLNVDLLHQYSLLLHSAIFSSRTNRLAEKRNRDKDEYNATSYTDEVVLRGSVLNFAQLVEAGEFKYCFTDKVLQYLLYSMFQFKFNTEALNLWENGVNDAETGSVYLRPLVLATVLPRAFELKRFTYEEILHIYELNTKKEQFPHHTLVTAMGKIAIHAGDYSRALDFLERLLEKYDQKPTGLKLASLSDLHLSFIGDCKEIAIAKHFFDKVIEDELPYKVLLKVPYVTSLLDNAYQAGDSLEEAIYFWKNSVAYYMKTRQQLNSRYSLLNNKFFELFFQAYPELNEESFAMLRDLITFYAQTKPLDETFLNTIITHYSWKSKEVLDQLMQNYEIYEVERTPVSHRICLKKTGQYADYTNEEILARWNENLKCLDNSKYFYIPNADWSALRDATIYSIVPDKRTDLYYSVLNTYKNYMQDARACIKFVGNWTKRPAYLESIARITLEKNFEPAVKVDVPLFRNLKENVNYADATRDLIITARNSKPRV; encoded by the coding sequence ATGTTCAGATTAGTTTCGTCCAATGCCCAGGGCTCGTTCAGATCCTCGCTTCTCACGAAAGTGAGGATTCCTATCTCGGTGCCGGCTTCCTCGCCTCTTAACACTTCAACCAGCAACAATACCACTACaaataacaataatttTGGGGTGAACAACTCTACGAATAACACGCAGTTTACCCGTCATCAGTCCTCAGCTGCTGTGGATCTTTCGGCCCGGAAAGTCTATCAAGATGAGTTTCTTCGTCTGCATTCTTCCTTCACAGCTCCAGATCATGAGACTAAAGTTAAACTTAACCATTTCAAAGAATTACTTGTAACAGGCAACCAGAAACTCCGAGCTTTGAATAGGCAAGAGGCTCGGGCGTTCTACTCGGTTTTACAGTCGTTGAGCCACATGCTCGAAGATGCCAAATTGCGTCGTTCGCTAAATgtagatcttcttcatcagtaCTCGTTGCTTTTGCACAGCGCAATTTTCTCACTGAGAACCAACCGTTTGGCCGAAAAGCGTAACAGAGACAAAGATGAATACAATGCCACCAGTTATACGGATGAGGTTGTGTTGAGGGGCTCAGTCTTGAACTTTGCCCAACTCGTGGAAGCTGGTGAATTCAAATACTGTTTTACTGACAAGGTTCTTCAGTATTTGCTCTACTCTATGTTCCAGTTCAAGTTTAACACCGAGGCTTTGAACTTGTGGGAGAACGGAGTCAATGATGCTGAAACCGGCAGTGTCTACCTCCGTCCGCTTGTCTTGGCTACAGTGTTACCTCGTGCATTTGAACTTAAGAGATTCACTTATGAGGAAATCTTACACATATACGAGTTGAAcacaaagaaagaacagtTCCCCCACCATACATTGGTAACGGCCATGGGAAAGATTGCTATTCACGCTGGTGACTACTCGCGTGCTCTCGACTTTTTGGAACGATTGCTCGAGAAGTACGACCAGAAGCCTACAGGCTTGAAATTGGCCTCATTGAGTGACTTGCACTTGTCTTTCATCGGAGACTGTAAGGAAATCGCCATTGCCAAACACTTTTTTGACAAAGTGATTGAGGACGAATTGCCCTACAAGGTGCTCTTGAAGGTTCCTTATGTAACATCTCTCTTGGATAACGCATACCAGGCAGGAGActctttggaagaagccaTTTATTTCTGGAAGAATTCTGTAGCCTACTACATGAAGACTCGCCAGCAATTGAATTCTCGTTACTCGCTTTTGAACAATAAGTTCTTTgagctcttcttccagGCTTACCCGGAGTTGAACGAAGAGTCGTTTGCCATGTTGCGTGATCTTATCACCTTCTACGCACAGACAAAGCCACTTGATGAAACCTTCTTAAACACCATCATCACCCATTACTCGTGGAAGCTGAAGGAAGTGTTAGACCAGTTGATGCAGAACTACGAAATCTACGAAGTGGAACGTACACCAGTATCCCACCGTATCTGCTTAAAGAAAACTGGCCAGTACGCTGACTACACCAACGAAGAGATTTTGGCCAGATGGaatgaaaacttgaaatgTTTAGACAACTCCAAGTACTTCTATATTCCTAACGCCGATTGGTCTGCTCTTCGTGATGCTACCATCTATTCGATTGTCCCGGACAAGAGAACAGACTTGTACTATTCTGTTCTTAACACCTACAAGAACTACATGCAAGATGCTAGAGCTTGTATCAAGTTCGTCGGCAATTGGACCAAGAGGCCCGCCTATCTTGAGTCGATTGCTCGTATTACGCTCGAGAAGAACTTTGAGCCAGCTGTCAAGGTGGACGTGCCTTTGTTCAGaaacttgaaagaaaacgTCAACTATGCAGACGCTACCAGAGATCTTATCATCACCGCTAGAAATTCTAAACCTAGAGTATAG